The Amphiprion ocellaris isolate individual 3 ecotype Okinawa chromosome 6, ASM2253959v1, whole genome shotgun sequence genome contains a region encoding:
- the dgcr8 gene encoding microprocessor complex subunit DGCR8: MEIDDVLPPLPLEPPDDFGLDEGRAPPPPPLQTSSDAEVMDVSSGGDGYTYTPGDGEAKTQQPLSKGSITFCSHLSDEANPNPPCPRTARHAPPVTKFLPDVKLLRDVKISVSFTESSSSKDRKVSYTGEGQEAGSEDGLESVNGELHDLTSEQEAAEGSSGGGNTGGRRSEETEVDLENKVEFAVLDELDDFYENFLDHDNGEQGGFKSEVIVQQEQGDDETAAYSYEEEFDNDVDALLEEGMPVPKKMRPAEDKYGGDSDHQSDGEGGVQPMMTKIKTVLKSRGRPPTEPLPDGWIMTFHNSGIPVYLHRETRVVTWSRPYFLGTGSIRKHDPPTSSIPCLHYKKMKEQEERELNGEVSPNVGGSPSKSGEEANGEETAGRSDVTTEEQDTVRLTEGGQQGEGTTDNNVQSKESLPCDTAQGALGQVKAKVEVCKDESIELEDFRLYLEKCFDFEQVTVKKFRTWAERRQFNRDMKRKQAESERPILPANQKLITLSVQDAPTKKEFVINPNGKSEVCILHEYMQRVLKVRPVYNFFECENPSEPFGASVIIDGVTYGTGTASSKKLAKNKAARATLEILIPDFVKQTSEEKPVEGDELEYFNHISIEDSRVYELTNKAGLLSPYQILHECLKRNHGMGDTSIKFEVIPGKNQKSEYVMICGKHTVRGWCKNKRVGKQLASQKILQMLHPHVKNWGSLLRMYGRESNKMVKKESSDKSVIELQQYAKKNKPNLHILNKLQEEMRKLATQREETRKKPKMTIMESAQPGSEPLCTVDV, encoded by the exons ATGGAGATAGATGATGTTTTACCCCCTCTCCCCTTGGAGCCACCTGATGATTTTGGCCTAGACGAGGGCAGAGCACCTCCACCACCTCCCCTGCAAACGTCCAGTGACGCAGAGGTAATGGACGTTAGCTCTGGTGGTGATGGATACACATACACCCCAGGGGACGGGGAAGCCAAGACACAGCAGCCCCTCAGCAAGGGCTCCATAACTTTCTGTAGCCACCTCTCAGATGAGGCTAATCCAAATCCACCGTGCCCCAGAACAGCCCGCCACGCTCCCCCGGTCACCAAGTTTCTGCCAGATGTCAAACTGCTCAGAGATGTTAAGATCAGTGTAAGCTTCACTGAAAGCAGCAGTAGCAAAGACAGAAAGGTGTCATACACAGGTGAAGGCCAGGAGGCAGGAAGTGAGGATGGTTTAGAGAGTGTGAATGGCGAGTTGCATGACTTAACTAGTGAGCAGGAGGCAGCTGAAGGTAGCTCTGGAGGAGGAAACACTGGAGGCAGGAggtcagaggagactgaagtaGACTTGGAAAACAAGGTAGAGTTCGCTGTCCTGGATGAGTTGGATGACTTCTACGAGAACTTCTTGGATCATGACAATGGAGAGCAAGGTGGCTTTAAGTCTGAGGTCATAGTTCAGCAGGAGCAAGGAGATGACGAGACTGCAGCTTACTCCTATGAG GAGGAATTTGACAATGATGTCGACGCTCTGCTGGAGGAGGGCATGCCAGTTCCAAAGAAGATGCGCCCGGCAGAAGACAAATATGGTGGGGACAGTGATCATCAGTCAGATGGTGAAGGAGGTGTTCAGCCCATGATGACCAAAATTAAGACTGTCCTGAAGA GTCGGGGCCGTCCACCGACTGAGCCTCTACCTGATGGATGGATCATGACATTCCATAACTCAGGCATTCCAGTCTACCTGCACAGAGAGACAAGAGTGGTTACCTGGTCCAGACCCTACTTCCTCGGGACTGGCAGTATTAGG AAACATGACCCACCTACCAGCAGCATCCCTTGCCTGCACTACAAGAAAATGAAGGAACAAGAGGAGAGGGAGCTGAACGGGGAAGTGAGTCCTAATGTAGGGGGGTCTCCCTCCAAGTCGGGTGAGGAGGCAAATGGCGAAGAGACAGCAGGAAGGTCAGATGTTACCACTGAGGAGCAGGACACTGTCCGTCTCACTGAAGGTGGCCAACAAGGCGAAGGTACCACTGATAACAATGTGCAGAGTAAAGAGTCCCTGCCCTGTGACACTGCTCAAGGAGCCTTAGGACAGGTGAAGGCCAAGGTGGAAGTGTGCAAGGATGAGTCCATAG AACTTGAAGATTTTCGTCTGTACCTGGAAAAATGCTTCGACTTTGAACAAGTAACTGTCAAGAAGTTTCGCACGTGGGCTGAGCGAAGACAATTCAACAGAGACATGAAGAGGAAGCAGGCAGAGTCAGAGAGACCTATCCTGCCTGCCAACCAGAAACTCATCACACTGTCAGTCCAAGATGCTCCTACTAAGAAAG AATTTGTCATCAATCCCAATGGAAAGTCTGAAGTTTGTATCTTGCATGAATATATGCAGCGTGTCCTAAAGGTTCGACCTGTTTACAACTTTTTTGAATGTG AGAACCCAAGTGAACCCTTTGGAGCGTCTGTTATTATAGATGGAGTAACTTATGGCACAGGAACTGCAAGCAGTAAAAAACTTGCCAAGAATAAAGCTG CTCGAGCCACACTGGAAATCCTCATCCCTGACTTTGTGAAGCAGACCTCGGAGGAGAAACCTGTCGAGGGCGACGAACTGGAG TATTTTAATCATATCAGTATAGAAGACTCAAGAGTGTACGAGCTGACCAACAAAGCAGGACTACTTTCACCATATCAGATTCTTCATGAGTGCCTTAAAAG AAACCATGGAATGGGGGACACCAGCATTAAATTTGAGGTGATTCCGGGGAAAAACCAGAAGAGTGAATATGTGATGATATGTGGGAAGCATACTGTGCGTGGCTGGT GCAAGAACAAGAGGGTTGGCAAACAGCTAGCATCTCAGAAGATCTTGCAGATGCTTCACCCCCATGTTAAGAACTGGGGCTCACTGCTGCGCATGTATGGCAGAGAGAGCAATAAGATGGTCAAGAAG